GTGCGGTGCGGCTTCCGCATTCTGGTCTGCTTCGAGCGTCGGATAGTTTGCGCACACGTTGCTCATGCGAATCAACTGCTCGATGCGCGCCGTGCATTCTTCGCGGCGCGCGGCGTCAGTCTCCGGCACGGTCAACCGCTCGAAGGTCGCGAGCGCAGCGCCGATGCGGTAATGATCGCCGAGGCGCAGCGCGTCAGCCGGCGTGTCGAGGGCGTTGTCGACCGAGAACGGTTCGAGCTGCGCCTGCCAGAGCGCGATCGCGCGCGTCAGGCGCGCGTCGCGGGGCACGAGCGGCGCGCCGCCGGTGATTTCGGCCACGGCGTTCAACAGGTCGCCATCGGGCCAGGCCGACGGGAGCGCCGACACCGTGCTGAGCGGCCAGTTCGGTGCGACGCTGCGGAGCCGCGCGAGATTCTCGGCAGCGAGCACCGCGCTGGCCGCGTCGCCCTCGTTGGGCGTGGAGGCAAAAAGCTGCGCCGCTCTCTCAAGCTCCGCGCGAAAGGTCGTGAGCTCAGACGCGGGCTCGGCTCCCACGCGCAGCGCCAGCCAAGTGGCGAACAACCGGCGGCGCGCGGCAAGCGTCGGCCGCGCGAGCTCGGTCGTGGCGAGATTTTCCGCCGACGTGCGCAGCTGCGCGAATCTCGCGCTGCGGCCGGCCATCGACTCCGGCTCGTTCCGACGCTGCCGCGCCTGCGCGACTTGCGTCTCGATCAGGAATCGCGTTGCGGCCAGCTCGGGCGCGCCGGGTTCCAGCCGCGCACAGGCGACACGGGCCGCTTCGAGTTGCGCGCGCAGACGCGCCACCGCCGGCAATTCCGCCGCACCGAGCGCCACGGCGGACTGCAGGAGCTCCTCCGTGGTCTCGATCTGGCCGTTTTCGAACGCCGTCGTCGCGTCCTCCAACAGTGCGTCCAACTGGAATGGCCCGAAATCGTAGGGCGACTCCGCGAGGTCGTCGGCCACGAGCGCGCCTTTTTGCTGGCGCCAGAAAACGTGTCCGGCGATCCGTGCGAGTGCCGCGGGGCGGATGTCGGCGGTCTCGGCGGACACGGCGAAGGCGTCCGGGAATTCGTTCCTCAGCTCGTCGAGGCGCGTCCGCGCCGCGTCGACGCGCCCGGTCTTCACGCCCGCCCAAGCGAGTCCGGCGCGCGCGGTGGCGTCGCGCGGGGATTTTTGGAGCACGGCGAAGAAGTCCTGTTCCGCGAGCTTCCACTGTTCGAGTCGCAGCAGCCACACGCCGCGTTCGCACAAAAACGCGAGCCGCGCTTCGCCGTCCGTCGGCTCGGCTGGTGCCGCGATGGCGGGGTCGATCCGCGCGCGGGCGCTGCGGCAGGCGTCGGTTTCACGCGCGCGGAGGACGCTCGCGCCGGAGAGCAGAGCGCCCAGCGTCAGCGGAAGGAGAAGGCGGGCAAATTCCCGGGGGATTTTCATCGGCTCGATGGACGGCATGCGCAACGCGCCGGGAACCGCAATCGGCCCTGTCGGCGCAGTCGAAATGCAGCCGCGCCTCTCCCGCCATCGCAATCCCCAGCCGCGGGCCTACGCGGTTTCGCGTAGGCCCCCAGAGCAAACGGAGCAAAGGTCCGGCCGGTGGGACTGAGCGTCTACACGCCGGCGTAAGCCAGCACGTCGTCGACGCCGTAGTCGGTCGCACCGGGTTTGAGATAGCGCGCGATGCCGCGCACGTCGTCGCCGGCGGTGACGATGGGCGGCTCGACGGCGCCATCGGCACTGCGCTGACCGAGGCCGATCGCGGCGAGCAGACCGTTGCAGAGGCATTTGCGACCCGTCGTTTCGGCGATGTCGCCGCCTTTGGCCGCAAACTTATCGGCGGGCGCGGCAGGGCAGCGGAAGCCGACCGCGCCGTCCGGCTGCGCATAGGCGTCGCGTAGATAGCCGAGGTCGCACTTGCGCGCGCGGGCGTCGTAGACGGCGGGATCGGCGACAGTGCCGGGCAGATCGACGACCTTGAACGGCATGCCGGTGGGCGACGCGCGCGGATCGGTGCGCAGATCGAGCGCGCCCTCGCGTGCTTTCGCGAGCGCGGCGGCTTTGATCTCAGGCGTGAGTCCGCTCTCGCGGCAGAAGGCGAACGGTGTGCCGACTTGCACGCCACTGGCGCCGGCGGCTTCGGCGGCGCGGAGCGCTTCGGGCGTCGCTTGCGAACCGGCGAGGTAGAACGGCAGGCCGATGGCTTTGATGGCGTTCAGGTCCGGCGTGTCACGCGGGCCGTAGATCGGTTCGCCGCGCTCGTTGAGCGTCGTGCCGCCGCGCGGCGGAGCATTGTGGCCGCCGGCGGTCGCGCCTTCGACGACGAAGCCGTCGACCTTGCCGCTGGACTTGCGGGCGAGCGTAAGGGCGAGGACCGACGAGGAAACGATCGCGAGGAAGCGCGGACGCGGCAGCGCGATTTTTTCGCCTGGCAACAGCGTGGCGGGATCGAGCGTGATGGCGTGCTCGTCCTTCGTGCCTTCGACAGTTACGCGCATCTCGGCTTTCTCGCCGACGGCGAAGCGATCGAGAATGCCGGGGATGGATTTCGGAATGCCGGCGCCCATCAGCACGTAGTCGACCTTGGCGAGCATCGCGCCGTAGAGCGACGCGAGCGTGGGGAGCTGGATTTTTTCGAGGAGATTGAGGCCGACGATGCCGTCGTGTTTTTCTTTCGCGAGGTAGACTTCGACGAAGTTCGCCGCCGCCGTGAGACCGAGCAGCTCGGCGGCAGAATCGAGCGAGAACATCGGTGCAAGCCTGTAGGGCTGGCCGCGAGCGATGCCGCCGGAAACGAAGTATTTTTCAAGGATCTGCGAGACGTTCGGCAGCGGGCAGGCGGCGAGCGCGCGGCGCATCGCGCCGTCGAGATCGCCGTCCTGCAAGCGGCGGACGAAGACGGTGTTGAGCGCCGTGCCGGAAACGACACCGAGGTGACCGCGCAACGACACCGCGCGAGCGAGATTCCAGTTTGATACGCCGATGCCCATGCCGCCTTGAATCAAGCGCGGCCAGTGCGTGGGAGGATTGGTCCAATGCATGACGCCTCCATTGCGAGGCCGTTCGGTGTGCTCGGTCAATGGCGCGACCGGTCACCTTGCCGCATATCTTGGCGAATGCTGGGCGTGGATGCGCCGCGGCGCTATTTGGCGGGCGAAATGCGTGTGGTGAAGGTCGCCGCAGTGCCGCGTGTCTCGAGGTAGAGCGTCTCGCGCCGGCGCGGGGGCACGTCAGGCGTGTCGCCGTGCCAGAGGCGGAATTCACCGGCGCACTCAATCACGACGTCGAGCGTTCGCGCGCCGAAACGCACAGGGATCACGGCGCGATCGCGGAACGTCGCGCCGCGCACGTCGCGCCAGTAGCCGAACGGCTCGGGACGGGCGCGGGCGAAGTCGGGCGCGGCGGCGAAGGCGGCGGGGAGTTGCGCGGCGCCTTCGAGTTGGAGCGTGAAGCCGAGCGCGTGCTCCGCGCCGTCGTCGGTCGCGAGGTCGACGCGATCGACGAGCGCGTCGCCGTCGATCGCGATCGTGCGGCGAGCGCGGGCGTGGGGCGTGTAGCGCGGCTGCTCGACACCGAGGCGCGCGGGCGCGGTGGAGAACTCGAGCACGCGGCCGAGTTGGGGAGATTGCGGGATGCCGTCGGCGCGCGGCCATTGTTTCCCGTCGTTGAGCGCGGAAAGGTCTTCGCCTTCGCCGTCGATGAGCGGGACGTTGTGGTTGGCGCCGCGCGCGAAGTAGCCGCGGTGCATCGGCGAACCGTAGCCGGTGGTGCCGGTGTCGTGGCTGACGTCGATGCCGTCGAAGCTCGCGGACCAGTTGAGCGCCTCGGGTTGCGCGTGCGAGCGCTGGAGCTGTCCATAATGGACGAAGACCTGCCACGGGCCGGACTGGAGCACGGCCATGCGCGAGGATTCGAGATGGCGCGACGTCACGGTGGGCAGCGCGGGCAAGGTCGGCGCGGCGGCGGGCGGGTCGAGCAGAGTGTCCCAATCGCGGCGCTCGGCGGCGACTTGGAGGCCGAGTGCGGTGGGGAACACACGGTAAGCCGCCGCGAAGAGTCCGCAATCGGGTGCGGTGCCGGGCGCCTGGCTGTCGGCGGGATTGGGGAGCTTGCCGTCGGGGAAGCGCAGCGTGAGCAGGCTGAGCAGGAGGTTTTCTGCGATGTTGAGTTCGTCGGAGAGCTCGGCGGTGCGGCCGTGGAGGCCCGCGGCGGTGAAGAGCGAGAGCGTGGCTTGCACGACGTAGGCGTTGTAGCCGAGCGACTGTTCCCACCAGAGATAATCGCTCGTTACACCGTCGGCCATCTGGCGGCGGAGGCCGTAGCGGCCGTCGAGCGCTTCGCGCCACATCGCCTCGTCGCCGAGGAGGAGCGCGACCTGCGCGACAGCGCCGCGTTGCCAGACGGCGATGTTGTGAACAGCTTGGAAGTTGGCGTTGAGCACGGCGACTTCGGGGCGAAAGAGTTTCTCGGTCCAGGCGGCGCGACGCTCGGGCGCGACCGTGTCGCCGAGGAGCCGCGCGGTGTCGGCGAATTTGATCAGGCCGTTCGCCTCGCTGAGCGTCTGCCAGAAGAGGCGCGCGCCGTTGCGGGTCGGGGCGTTTTCGGGCGACGGCCATTTCAGGTAGTTGTCGGCGTAGAAATCGAGCTGGGTGGCGGCCCAGTCGGCGTAGCGCGGCTCGCCGGTGAGGCGGGATAATTTGGCGGCGCGGACCATCATCGAGAGATGACGGTCGCGAAAGCCGACGACCCACCACGCGTGGAGTTTCGGGGTGATGGCGACGTGCGGATCGGAGGGACTGGAAAGATGATCGGTTTCCTCGCCGGGGATGCGGTCGACCCAGGTAAGGCGCGAGCCGTCCTTGGGGCTGATGCCGTCGTGCGACCAGCCGGCGATCCACTCGACGCGGTCGTGGTGGCGGGCGAGCCAGGCGTCGAGCTCGGCGTGTTCGCGGGCGAGCCATTTTTGCCAGGCGGGATCGTGGGCGACGCGCTCGCGGGCGCCGTCCCAGTCTTCGCGGGCGGCGCGCCAGGGGTGGCCGGCGGGGTCGTAGATTTTCCACTCGCGGAATTGCGCGGCGGGATCGGGCTTGGGGAAGCGCGGGGCGGCGGAGGCCGCGACGACGAGCGTGGCGAGAAAGAGGAACGAGTGCGGCAGCGCGCGCATGGCGGACGAAGCGTCGCGCGGAGCGGCGAAAGCGTCAACGGCGGCGAGCCGGGAGAATTTCCGTCGAGCGCGGAGACGGCCAGCTCGCTGGTCGCTCGCCGCTCCGGTCAGAAAGCGAGCGCGATCCGGAGTTTATTTCGTCGCGACAGCGCGCTGCTGGCGCCAGCGGCGGAGGCCGAGGATAGCGAGGCCAGCGCCCATGAGCATCGCGCCGTAGGTGGAGGGCTCGGGGACCGGTTTCCACGGACGGACTTCGTTGCCGTGGTCAAAGCCTTGGCCCGGATAATCGGTGGTCCAGATGGTGTCGTCGCCGACCCAGGAGCCGGAGGGAGCGAAGGTGACGTTGTTCAGCGGCGTGGTGGCTTTGTTGCCGGGGTCGTTCGCGACGAGGAAGAGGTCGTTGTAGTCGTTCCAGTTGGCGACGGAGAGCGTGTAGGAAGTGAGCGCGAGCGTCGTGAGGTTGATGACGGAGTCGGTGCTGGCGAAATCGATGATGGAGTTGCCGGTAACGCTGAGGGTGCCGAAGGTGGTGTTGGTGCCGTTGAGCTCGAGGGTGCCGCCGTTGAGCTGGATGTTGATGCCGGCGGCGTTGAAGTTGGCGCCGAGGCGGAGGGTGGAGCCGGCGTTGACGACGATGGTGCCGGTGCCGAGGAGCTGGGAGACTTCGAGGAGGGAGAGGCCGCCGTCGAGGGTAAGTGTGCTGGCGGTGCCGAAGTCGAGGCTGCCGATGCCAGCGAGGGTGCCGATCTTCTGGGCGAAGCCGACGAGGGAGAGCGTGGCGCCGGAGGAGATCGAGAGGTCGATGGTGGAGCTGTTGAGGGCGTTATTGGCGCCCATGGCGAGCGTGCCGGCGGCGACGGTGACGTTGCCGGCGAAGGTGTTGGTGCTGTTGGAGAGCGTGAGGGTGCCGGCGCCGTCCTTGGTGAGCTGGGAGGTGGTGGAGCCGGTGAGCTGGCCGGCGATGGTGGTGTTGGCGGCGCCGCCGACGGTGAGGGTGTTGCTGCCGACGGCGACCGTGTTGTTGAGGGCGAGGGAGCCGGCGTCGGTGTTGATGCGGACGTTGGCGGAGGCGACGGTGATGGCGCCGCCGATGGAGTTGTCGCCGGCGATGTTGCGGAGGGCGCCGGTGTTGCCGACGCCGGTGCCGCTGAGGCTCATGGTCTCGTTGCCGATGGTGAGATTGGCGCCGCCGTTGTAGGCGGGGTCTTTTTGCAGCTCGAGGGCGGCGCCGCTGGCGACGGTGACGCCGGCGACGGTGGTGCCGAGGCCGTAGGTGTGGCGGACGTTGACGACGCCGGAGTTGATCGTGGTGACGCCGTCGTAGGAGTTGTTGCCGGTGAGGGTGAGGGTGCCGGTGCCGTCTTTGGTGAGGGTGCCGGTGCCGGTGCCGATGTCGCCGTTGATCCAGGTGTCGCCGGAGCCGCCGACGGTGAGGCTGGTGTTGGTGCCGGTGATGTTGCCGTTGAGGGTGAGGCGGTCGGCGTCGGAATTGATGCGGCTGTTGGAGGCGAGGTTGATGATGCCGTTCCAGGTATTGTTGCCGACGACGTTGCGGAGGGCGCCGTCGTTGGCGATGCCGGTGCCGTTGAGGGTGAGGCGCTCGAGGCCGACGGTGATGTCGTTGCCGCTGTTGTAGGCGGCGTCCTTCTGGATTTCGAGGGCGGCGCCGTTGGCGACGGTGGTGCCGGCGTTGACGTCGTTGTAGTTGTGGCCGCCGAGGGCGGTGTCGGTGCGGATGTTGAGGACGCCGGCGTTGATGTTGGTGGCTTCGGAGTAGGTGTCGTTGCCGGCGAAGGTCATGCGGCCGGCACCGAGTTTGGTGACGCCGCCGGAGACGACGCTGGCGGTGAAGAGGAGGTCGTCGTATTGGGCGCCGTTGGCGACGGTGATGTTGCGGTTGCCGGCGGCGGGGGTGAGCCAGAATTGGTAGCCGGTAACGGTGGCGGTGTCGGGGGAGGAGCCGACGTTGACGTCGCCGTTGAGGACGAGGGTGCCGGTGTTGCCGAGGGCGATGGTGCCGCCGTTGAGGGTGAGGCCGTTGATGGTCTCGTAGGTGTTGTTGAGGTTGAACGTGCCGTAGCGGTTGACGGTGACGTTCACGCTGTCGGCGAGTTTTTCGATGCCGTAGCCGGTGGCGTAGAGGAGGGTGGCGGAGTCGGTGCCGTTGCCGATGGTGATGTCGCCGCGGATGGTGGTGTTGCGGAAGCCGACGGCGTTATTGGTGGCGAGGACGAGGGTGCCGCGGTTGACGGTGGTGGTGCCGGTGAAGTTGTTCACCTG
This window of the Candidatus Didemnitutus sp. genome carries:
- a CDS encoding nitronate monooxygenase, which gives rise to MHWTNPPTHWPRLIQGGMGIGVSNWNLARAVSLRGHLGVVSGTALNTVFVRRLQDGDLDGAMRRALAACPLPNVSQILEKYFVSGGIARGQPYRLAPMFSLDSAAELLGLTAAANFVEVYLAKEKHDGIVGLNLLEKIQLPTLASLYGAMLAKVDYVLMGAGIPKSIPGILDRFAVGEKAEMRVTVEGTKDEHAITLDPATLLPGEKIALPRPRFLAIVSSSVLALTLARKSSGKVDGFVVEGATAGGHNAPPRGGTTLNERGEPIYGPRDTPDLNAIKAIGLPFYLAGSQATPEALRAAEAAGASGVQVGTPFAFCRESGLTPEIKAAALAKAREGALDLRTDPRASPTGMPFKVVDLPGTVADPAVYDARARKCDLGYLRDAYAQPDGAVGFRCPAAPADKFAAKGGDIAETTGRKCLCNGLLAAIGLGQRSADGAVEPPIVTAGDDVRGIARYLKPGATDYGVDDVLAYAGV
- a CDS encoding autotransporter-associated beta strand repeat-containing protein, with the protein product MALSALAQTNVYWDTNGNSSGASSGTTAAGTWSQNSGNMWSTNANGGSTGTWQNRSGSNGIAWFAAGTNATGSYTVTVNGTISGVRGIVFQEGTVTLGGSGTLTLSSAPTINTNANNATISARLAGSTGFTKTGSGTLTLSGNNTYTGGTTLSAGGLALGSDTALGTGALTIGTTGTISATGGSRSLSNSITANSDFTIGGSQDLTLSGAFSLGGGDRTITVDNSGTTTLSGVVSNSYYANFTKAGAGRLVLSNSNTYVGPTLVNAGTLAITNDNALGTSTYGNVVANGATLELSNNISVSEGDLTITGTGVSGAGAINNLSGTNTFTGQIALGGAATINSTAGSLTLASYTDLGGNNLTVAGAGDTTFSSQINSSGGALIKNDAGTLTLSGANSYTGGTTLAGGTIVANNANALAYSGNIAFTGGTLQYGSGITTDWSSRIANSSGAIAVDTNGNNVTFASSLANTNTGGLTKTGSGTLTLSTGNSYTGNTTVSGGTINIRNATSLGSGSATVNSGATLEIQGGGVTASNAVTLAGGTLRNVSGDVNWFNGNIALTADSTINSATAGDRLYVGTTGTTINLGTNTLTVDGPGKTVFIGAMGTGTAGNLVVNSTGEVWLNSQWQVNNFTGTTTVNRGTLVLATNNAVGFRNTTIRGDITIGNGTDSATLLYATGYGIEKLADSVNVTVNRYGTFNLNNTYETINGLTLNGGTIALGNTGTLVLNGDVNVGSSPDTATVTGYQFWLTPAAGNRNITVANGAQYDDLLFTASVVSGGVTKLGAGRMTFAGNDTYSEATNINAGVLNIRTDTALGGHNYNDVNAGTTVANGAALEIQKDAAYNSGNDITVGLERLTLNGTGIANDGALRNVVGNNTWNGIINLASNSRINSDADRLTLNGNITGTNTSLTVGGSGDTWINGDIGTGTGTLTKDGTGTLTLTGNNSYDGVTTINSGVVNVRHTYGLGTTVAGVTVASGAALELQKDPAYNGGANLTIGNETMSLSGTGVGNTGALRNIAGDNSIGGAITVASANVRINTDAGSLALNNTVAVGSNTLTVGGAANTTIAGQLTGSTTSQLTKDGAGTLTLSNSTNTFAGNVTVAAGTLAMGANNALNSSTIDLSISSGATLSLVGFAQKIGTLAGIGSLDFGTASTLTLDGGLSLLEVSQLLGTGTIVVNAGSTLRLGANFNAAGINIQLNGGTLELNGTNTTFGTLSVTGNSIIDFASTDSVINLTTLALTSYTLSVANWNDYNDLFLVANDPGNKATTPLNNVTFAPSGSWVGDDTIWTTDYPGQGFDHGNEVRPWKPVPEPSTYGAMLMGAGLAILGLRRWRQQRAVATK
- a CDS encoding heparinase II/III family protein, whose product is MRALPHSFLFLATLVVAASAAPRFPKPDPAAQFREWKIYDPAGHPWRAAREDWDGARERVAHDPAWQKWLAREHAELDAWLARHHDRVEWIAGWSHDGISPKDGSRLTWVDRIPGEETDHLSSPSDPHVAITPKLHAWWVVGFRDRHLSMMVRAAKLSRLTGEPRYADWAATQLDFYADNYLKWPSPENAPTRNGARLFWQTLSEANGLIKFADTARLLGDTVAPERRAAWTEKLFRPEVAVLNANFQAVHNIAVWQRGAVAQVALLLGDEAMWREALDGRYGLRRQMADGVTSDYLWWEQSLGYNAYVVQATLSLFTAAGLHGRTAELSDELNIAENLLLSLLTLRFPDGKLPNPADSQAPGTAPDCGLFAAAYRVFPTALGLQVAAERRDWDTLLDPPAAAPTLPALPTVTSRHLESSRMAVLQSGPWQVFVHYGQLQRSHAQPEALNWSASFDGIDVSHDTGTTGYGSPMHRGYFARGANHNVPLIDGEGEDLSALNDGKQWPRADGIPQSPQLGRVLEFSTAPARLGVEQPRYTPHARARRTIAIDGDALVDRVDLATDDGAEHALGFTLQLEGAAQLPAAFAAAPDFARARPEPFGYWRDVRGATFRDRAVIPVRFGARTLDVVIECAGEFRLWHGDTPDVPPRRRETLYLETRGTAATFTTRISPAK